A genomic region of Dreissena polymorpha isolate Duluth1 chromosome 4, UMN_Dpol_1.0, whole genome shotgun sequence contains the following coding sequences:
- the LOC127877149 gene encoding FMRFamide receptor-like → MNTTLISPVSVTNNTIIGNISVTDIDPMVQADSMGMEFADKMHFVSSAIIGPIFVCLGLVGNILSVLVWRRRKMRSSTGTYLIGQAIADMGLLVFFMLTDSILKFWPSIATSSAYGAFFAYVGYPIFFLFVVCSIWFTVGVTVDRYIQVCWINKAKEMCSEKRAWIGLGLITLLCFFVNTPHFATYEPVPDVERNASDIGFRFTEYGSSTGSINYEFWIHCMILVLVPWATIFTLNMLIIQRVTSINRQMDAKRGSSGKEKARKSEAQLTRLLLMVTFTFLVLIAFQCITQCFFMLKSGDHVVVSKAFSIAKLGIVINSSINFFLYCLSGKRFRKELRSVVCSRFQGDFSVSTSVSMSERTSSSAISRTKSALSEKKSGHA, encoded by the exons ATGAATACAACTTTAATATCACCGGTGTCTGTCACAAACAACACCATCATCGGCAACATCTCGGTAACAGACATTGATCCAATGGTCCAAGCGGACTCGATGGGGATGGAATTTGCCGACAAAATGCACTTCGTTTCAAGCGCCATTATCGGACCTATTTTCGTCTGCCTCGGACTCGTCGGCAATATATTATCCGTACTCGTATGGCGACGGCGGAAGATGCGCTCGTCCACGGGCACGTATCTGATCGGTCAGGCAATAGCGGACATGGGGCTGCTTGTGTTTTTCATGCTGACCGACAGTATATTAAAGTTCTGGCCCTCCATCGCGACTTCGTCGGCGTACGGAGCGTTCTTTGCGTACGTTGGCTACCCGATTTTCTTCCTGTTCGTGGTGTGCAGTATCTGGTTCACCGTCGGCGTCACCGTGGATCGCTACATACAGGTGTGCTGGATCAACAAAGCTAAG GAAATGTGCAGCGAGAAAAGGGCTTGGATAGGTCTCGGTCTAATAACCCTCCTGTGTTTCTTTGTCAATACACCGCACTTCGCTACGTACGAACCCGTGCCCGACGTCGAGCGTAACGCCTCTGACATTGGCTTTCGCTTCACGGAATACGGCAGCAGCACCGGAAGCATTAACTATGAATTCTGGATACACTGCATGATCCTCGTGCTTGTCCCTTGGGCCACTATTTTCACGCTGAACATGCTCATTATACAGCGGGTAACCAGTATCAACCGGCAGATGGACGCCAAGCGGGGGTCGTCGGGCAAAGAGAAGGCCCGGAAGTCCGAGGCTCAGTTGACCCGTTTGCTGCTCATGGTTACCTTCACCTTCTTGGTGCTGATCGCGTTCCAATGCATCACACAGTGCTTCTTCATGCTGAAGTCG GGTGACCATGTGGTCGTTTCCAAAGCGTTTTCGATCGCGAAATTAGGCATCGTTATCAACTCTTCGATCAACTTTTTCCTGTATTGTTTAAGCGGCAAACGTTTTCGGAAGGAACTCCGATCTGTCGTCTGTTCCCGTTTCCAGGGTGATTTCAGCGTTTCCACGAGTGTCTCAATGTCAGAGCGCACATCTTCGTCTGCTATTTCAAGAACAAAGTCGGCATTGTCGGAAAAAAAGTCAGGGCACGCGTAA